In Polypterus senegalus isolate Bchr_013 chromosome 12, ASM1683550v1, whole genome shotgun sequence, the following are encoded in one genomic region:
- the LOC120541504 gene encoding membrane progestin receptor gamma-B-like isoform X2: MLSVKLPRLLRAHQVPKVFHEDSILDGYRHPQSSAFSCILSVFQLTNETLNIWTHFLPTWYFLWKLIAYVYTLDVFTEPYLWPLIVYLVSCCIYPFTSSCAHTFSSMSPRARHICFFFDYGALSLYSLGSAIAYSTYSVPDKLVSSMFHSCYVPIAVCNTVVCTGLSCYSRIPEIERPRFSKVLRVLAFAFPYLFDNIPIFYRIFLCSGEGCTNNETNALHYQHIMLAFLTAFLFVTHLPERLAPGCFDYVGHSHQLFHMCAVIGTHFQMEAVIMDMNLRHTWLMSNAPPVTFAWTIGAALVCITLSLLLILIFSLPHFWSPFSSKNDKTT, encoded by the exons GTGTTTCATGAAGACAGCATTTTAGATGGCTACCGCCATCCCCAAAGCTCCGCCTTCAGCTGCATCCTCAGTGTTTTCCAGTTGACCAATGAGACCCTCAACATCTGGACGCACTTCCTACCAACTTG GTACTTCCTGTGGAAGCTCATTGCCTATGTCTACACACTGGATGTGTTCACCGAGCCCTACCTCTGGCCACTTATCGTCTACCTTGTCTCTTGCTGCATCTACCCCTTCACATCCAGCTGTGCACACACCTTCAGCAGCATGTCTCCTCGAGCCAGGCACATATGCTTCTTCTTCGACTACGGTGCTCTCAGTCTCTACAGCCTTG GTTCTGCCATTGCCTACTCCACCTACAGTGTGCCAGACAAGCTGGTAAGCAGCATGTTCCACAGTTGCTATGTGCCAATTGCCGTGTGTAACACTGTTGTGTGCACTGGGCTCTCCTGTTATTCCAG AATACCTGAAATAGAGCGCCCCAGGTTCAGCAAGGTCTTACGTGTCCTTGCCTTTGCCTTCCCATACCTGTTTGACAACATTCCCATCTTCTATCGG ATCTTCCTGTGTTCCGGAGAAGGCTGCACTAACAATGAGACAAATGCACTGCATTATCAGCACATTATGCTGGCCTTTCTCACCGCCTTTCTTTTTGTCACACACTTGCCAGAAAGACTGGCCCCTGGCTGCTTTGATTACGTGG gCCACAGCCACCAGCTCTTTCACATGTGTGCAGTCATCGGAACACATTTCCAGATGGAGGCTGTCATCATGGACATGAACCTCAGACACACTTGGCTGATGAGCAATGCTCCTCCAGTGACCTTTGCCTGGACTATTGGTGCAGCACTGGTGTGCATTACGTTAAGCCTTCTCCTGATTCTGATTTTTTCTTTGCCCCATTTTTGGAGTCCATTCTCCTCCAAAAATGACAAGACAACATAG
- the LOC120541504 gene encoding membrane progestin receptor gamma-B-like isoform X1 has product MLSVKLPRLLRAHQVPKVFHEDSILDGYRHPQSSAFSCILSVFQLTNETLNIWTHFLPTWYFLWKLIAYVYTLDVFTEPYLWPLIVYLVSCCIYPFTSSCAHTFSSMSPRARHICFFFDYGALSLYSLGSAIAYSTYSVPDKLVSSMFHSCYVPIAVCNTVVCTGLSCYSRLGLPFLKYNPEINKRIPEIERPRFSKVLRVLAFAFPYLFDNIPIFYRIFLCSGEGCTNNETNALHYQHIMLAFLTAFLFVTHLPERLAPGCFDYVGHSHQLFHMCAVIGTHFQMEAVIMDMNLRHTWLMSNAPPVTFAWTIGAALVCITLSLLLILIFSLPHFWSPFSSKNDKTT; this is encoded by the exons GTGTTTCATGAAGACAGCATTTTAGATGGCTACCGCCATCCCCAAAGCTCCGCCTTCAGCTGCATCCTCAGTGTTTTCCAGTTGACCAATGAGACCCTCAACATCTGGACGCACTTCCTACCAACTTG GTACTTCCTGTGGAAGCTCATTGCCTATGTCTACACACTGGATGTGTTCACCGAGCCCTACCTCTGGCCACTTATCGTCTACCTTGTCTCTTGCTGCATCTACCCCTTCACATCCAGCTGTGCACACACCTTCAGCAGCATGTCTCCTCGAGCCAGGCACATATGCTTCTTCTTCGACTACGGTGCTCTCAGTCTCTACAGCCTTG GTTCTGCCATTGCCTACTCCACCTACAGTGTGCCAGACAAGCTGGTAAGCAGCATGTTCCACAGTTGCTATGTGCCAATTGCCGTGTGTAACACTGTTGTGTGCACTGGGCTCTCCTGTTATTCCAG GCTGGGTCTGCCCTTTCTGAAATATAACCCCGAGATCAACAAAAG AATACCTGAAATAGAGCGCCCCAGGTTCAGCAAGGTCTTACGTGTCCTTGCCTTTGCCTTCCCATACCTGTTTGACAACATTCCCATCTTCTATCGG ATCTTCCTGTGTTCCGGAGAAGGCTGCACTAACAATGAGACAAATGCACTGCATTATCAGCACATTATGCTGGCCTTTCTCACCGCCTTTCTTTTTGTCACACACTTGCCAGAAAGACTGGCCCCTGGCTGCTTTGATTACGTGG gCCACAGCCACCAGCTCTTTCACATGTGTGCAGTCATCGGAACACATTTCCAGATGGAGGCTGTCATCATGGACATGAACCTCAGACACACTTGGCTGATGAGCAATGCTCCTCCAGTGACCTTTGCCTGGACTATTGGTGCAGCACTGGTGTGCATTACGTTAAGCCTTCTCCTGATTCTGATTTTTTCTTTGCCCCATTTTTGGAGTCCATTCTCCTCCAAAAATGACAAGACAACATAG
- the LOC120541504 gene encoding membrane progestin receptor gamma-B-like isoform X3 — protein sequence MRPSTSGRTSYQLGTSCGSSLPMSTHWMCSPSPTSGHLSSTLSLAASTPSHPAVHTPSAACLLEPGTYASSSTTVLSVSTALVLPLPTPPTVCQTSWLGLPFLKYNPEINKRIPEIERPRFSKVLRVLAFAFPYLFDNIPIFYRIFLCSGEGCTNNETNALHYQHIMLAFLTAFLFVTHLPERLAPGCFDYVGHSHQLFHMCAVIGTHFQMEAVIMDMNLRHTWLMSNAPPVTFAWTIGAALVCITLSLLLILIFSLPHFWSPFSSKNDKTT from the exons ATGAGACCCTCAACATCTGGACGCACTTCCTACCAACTTG GTACTTCCTGTGGAAGCTCATTGCCTATGTCTACACACTGGATGTGTTCACCGAGCCCTACCTCTGGCCACTTATCGTCTACCTTGTCTCTTGCTGCATCTACCCCTTCACATCCAGCTGTGCACACACCTTCAGCAGCATGTCTCCTCGAGCCAGGCACATATGCTTCTTCTTCGACTACGGTGCTCTCAGTCTCTACAGCCTTG GTTCTGCCATTGCCTACTCCACCTACAGTGTGCCAGACAAGCTG GCTGGGTCTGCCCTTTCTGAAATATAACCCCGAGATCAACAAAAG AATACCTGAAATAGAGCGCCCCAGGTTCAGCAAGGTCTTACGTGTCCTTGCCTTTGCCTTCCCATACCTGTTTGACAACATTCCCATCTTCTATCGG ATCTTCCTGTGTTCCGGAGAAGGCTGCACTAACAATGAGACAAATGCACTGCATTATCAGCACATTATGCTGGCCTTTCTCACCGCCTTTCTTTTTGTCACACACTTGCCAGAAAGACTGGCCCCTGGCTGCTTTGATTACGTGG gCCACAGCCACCAGCTCTTTCACATGTGTGCAGTCATCGGAACACATTTCCAGATGGAGGCTGTCATCATGGACATGAACCTCAGACACACTTGGCTGATGAGCAATGCTCCTCCAGTGACCTTTGCCTGGACTATTGGTGCAGCACTGGTGTGCATTACGTTAAGCCTTCTCCTGATTCTGATTTTTTCTTTGCCCCATTTTTGGAGTCCATTCTCCTCCAAAAATGACAAGACAACATAG